From Synechococcales cyanobacterium T60_A2020_003:
CCATTTTGGGATCACGTTCCTTATTCGTCATTCTCTCCTATGCACAACGCTTACATCACTCACGTTGGTCAATTTCTACCGGGCGATCCGATCTGTAATGACGACATGGAAGCTTACTTGGGTTCCATTGGCGATCGCCCCTCTAAGGTTAGACGTCGTATTCTCCAGAGCAACGGCATTCAGCAACGCCACTACGCGATCGATCACCAGCAAAATACGCTCTTTTCCAATAGCCAAATGGCCGCCGCCGCCGTTCGGGACGCCCTGCACCGCGCCGATCTACCGCCCGAAGCGATTGATCTATTAAGCTGCGCGACGACCTGGCCGGATCTGCTCGTTCCCGGTTTTGCCTCAATGGTGCATGGAGAGTTACCGGAGTTTTCGCCCATTGAAGCCACAACCCACCAAGGGGTTTGCTGTGCAGGGGTAGCCGCTCTTAGCTACGCCACCAGTCAGGTGCAACTTGGGCGGAAACAGCGGGCGATCGCCGTTGCGTCAGAGTTTGCCTCGCGCCTTTTTAAACACACCAAGTTTGAGGCCGAAGCCGCTATCCAGGCTGGACAAAGTCTCTCCTTTGATACCGAGTTTCTGCGGTGGATGCTCTCGGATGGAGCGGGTGCAGTGCTGCTACAATCCCATCCCAGTCGCACAGGGTTGAGTCTGCGGGTGGACTGGATTGAACTCATCTCCCATGCCAACGCCTACCCGGTGTGCATGTATGCCGGAGTGGATGATCCGCACACCTTAAAAAGTTGGATGGATTATCCCAGTTATGCCGAAGCCGCATCGGATGGGGTGATCAATCTTCGCCAAAATATTCGCTTGCTGGATCAGGTGATCAAGCTCGGTGTGGAAGGATGGCTCAGACTTATTGCCCAAGGGCGCATTCACCCCAATGAGATTGACTGGCTCCTATGCCACTACTCTTCCCACTTTTTCCGGGGACAGATTGTGGATTTGCTCACCCAGGCCAATTGCATGATTCCGGAAGAAAGATGGTTCACAAACCTCTACACGCGAGGCAATACGGGCTGTGCGTCGATTTATCTGATGCTGGAGGAACTGTTCCACTCGGGTAAATTGCAACCGGGGCAAACGGTCTTTTGCTTTGTGCCCGAAAGTGGACGGTTCACGACTGCCTACATCAAACTCACGGTTGTTGAGGCTGTTTCATCTCCTCCATCGGTGACGTTGCCCAGGACTAAAGCCATTGATTCGGATCTTCTCCCGACATCTCTATCAGTAGAGCCTGAGAACTCGTCCACATCTGCCGAACTGTTGCAAGATTTGATGCGAGTGTGGCTCGAATTTGAGCGCAAGATTCGGTCTGTGCCGATTGTGCGTAAACTCCATCGCAATGAGTTCACCCTGGAGGATTACCAAGCGCTGCTGCGTAATTTGCGTCCTCAAGTGGTGGACGGGGCACGCTGGATTGCCCGTGCGGCATCAAATATGACGGACTTTCGGTTGCGATCGCTCTTTATTGGGCATGCTCAAGATGAACACCGAGATTTTCAAATGCTGGAACGCAACTATGTATCCGTTGGTGGGCGATTAGAGCATATTCAAAATGCT
This genomic window contains:
- a CDS encoding 3-oxoacyl-ACP synthase, whose translation is MHNAYITHVGQFLPGDPICNDDMEAYLGSIGDRPSKVRRRILQSNGIQQRHYAIDHQQNTLFSNSQMAAAAVRDALHRADLPPEAIDLLSCATTWPDLLVPGFASMVHGELPEFSPIEATTHQGVCCAGVAALSYATSQVQLGRKQRAIAVASEFASRLFKHTKFEAEAAIQAGQSLSFDTEFLRWMLSDGAGAVLLQSHPSRTGLSLRVDWIELISHANAYPVCMYAGVDDPHTLKSWMDYPSYAEAASDGVINLRQNIRLLDQVIKLGVEGWLRLIAQGRIHPNEIDWLLCHYSSHFFRGQIVDLLTQANCMIPEERWFTNLYTRGNTGCASIYLMLEELFHSGKLQPGQTVFCFVPESGRFTTAYIKLTVVEAVSSPPSVTLPRTKAIDSDLLPTSLSVEPENSSTSAELLQDLMRVWLEFERKIRSVPIVRKLHRNEFTLEDYQALLRNLRPQVVDGARWIARAASNMTDFRLRSLFIGHAQDEHRDFQMLERNYVSVGGRLEHIQNAEKNIGSEALSAFIFHQASKENPIDLVGSMFIIEGLGNRLAGEWADLIGRSLSLQPEQISFLAYHADNDDAHLGKIQSILNAEWMTPDIARRIVKTAQVTARLYVLQLEEIAV